The following DNA comes from Metopolophium dirhodum isolate CAU chromosome 8, ASM1992520v1, whole genome shotgun sequence.
ttagattataatatttactaacttaaaatatttattttgtatatatagcagtataattttactttaacgAATACAAAGTGTTGGGAAAATTTTTTACCAGATAAACCTCAAAGTTTACGAGGCGAGACATTAGATTTAAAGCATAATGAAAATACAACATCCAAACATCTTGTGATGCCCAACTCGTGGGTTAACGTTTTAGAAGTTCCTAGGAACAGTATGAATATTTGGTcattaaaaatccaaaattatttgttaaattaaaatgtatactatttttagaatatcaTATGCTATATCCTAGCGGTAAAAAAGTTGTAACATATATGAATGCGATCAAAGAGTTTTATGCTGATTACATCATGCCTGATGGATTAATTGAAAAAACCACATTCTTTTCTGATTTCGaatatgttaataaaacatttgttaCAGAAATATACAAACATAGAATAGACAAGTTGATCAGTGTTGagacaaaatatacctataaagaaAATGAAACTGTAGAATATTTTAGAAGCGGCCGGGATgactttttaaaaagtatttactattttaaagatataaaaataatcattaaattacatttttgatggTTTTATATCCTATAGCACATACGTTTAATGGcgattgtaacaatataaagaTCAAGCGTTTTGTTACGTTTTATAATTTGAGACTTGATTCAATGGCTGAATTAAACATCGATGACAATAGTTTCATAACTATATTTAATGATAGGTTAGTCAGTATGTTCTATATTTTCgctaaaatagtaggtaaattGTATCTTTAAGTATTTACAtgaagaattaatattttaaatatgttacgCAATAATGTTTTTTCGgttagttatagttatagttatatacgtttctgatttaatattttatgctataattttactatttctgTATTGATCTAATCTAATGAAATGGCATGATtctatataagtttttaaattaatattatacgttaattATTCCAGATCAGATTTATTATTCTGCCGCAAgtgtatatttcaacaaatagaaaaaaatgattgcCAGAATTTAAACGTCAAGAGGAAACCTACGGTATTTAatactgattatttttttatattatccttCATTTTATgacaaataagaaataatatttaataaattacttctTATAAATATAGCTAAAACCTATTGAATTGCacgttatcaatttatttttattatataatataacaattagaGGTGGCTCCAGGAATTTATTTGGTGGAGTCGCAAAGGCCAGAGAGCCAAGACTTAATAAACTCAAACCATAAAAAACTTCTTTTGGGGTACTAGGTTCATTTTCCAAACGTTTATTATCTGTTTttgaaagaaaatatatataataaaatcaatctATTTCTAGCAGTTTTATAAACGGTTcattgtataaattgatttgaAATGCATTTGAAATGGTTTTAATAACTTgtaagttaatatattaaaatgtttaaacgttTTTACTGTTGAGAACTTATAAACATCCAAAAtagaagtttaaattaatttatattaatattcaattaaaatgtaagaactaattgataatttttaatgtgattTCTATTTATACCTCAGTGGTCTTGTAAAAAGGTAGTTGAATAGTTGATATTGGAgtttaatacctatgtaattcGTACACTGTGACACTGTGTTGCAGAGTatcgttgaaaaatatttaagagaTGAATCAAAACATAAAGATCGAGATATTGCCACCATAAGTTTTAATCttgaatttaatagtatttatgttCAATATCAATATGGTGAAGGGCAGATAACGCAATCAAGTAGACTATTTCAAAAGCCTACTATGACAAGAAATGAAGAGTTTGATACTAAATCTGTTATTGAAGATATTGTTTATCCATATGAGGGACATTTAAACACCCACGAAGCGTATATCATGTTAAAAGATATGATTGAAGCCGAAAAAGAAGCACTTCGTAACGTATCGAAACTAGaggatgatattataaaaatgatagagATTCGATGTCGAGAACGAATAGTGTTTAAGTTAGAGATCGATTCATTGGATTGGGACAGAAATCATGGGATCAGAAAATTACTCCAAAACGaagtaattttatgtttttatttttataaattataaattataattctatacgtgaaagtacaaaataatttataatttttagaaagaTAAAAAGCTCGCTCTTTCTAAACGAGATAAAGCAAAACAAATAGATAACTCTTTGCCATACCATGTCATAATTAAAAGATTGTTCGAACAAGATAAGAATGCTTTAAACGTTCGTGAAAAAATCATTCAAAACTTTAAACAATATACCAAAAAACAGTTTATacgaactaaaaaattatttataacggtataattgagtatttgagtaaaaattaaaacgaactataaaattaaaacatacttcaaaattaaaacatttatttgtgtgtTTTTGTAGAAACAATTCAAGTTACAATCCATGGTGAAGGCACTAGAAACTGACCGGTTCAAAGAAGTTGAACTCAAGaataaaacgttattattgtGTTCGTTGTTGAAAAACGAACTTAACGTATTGGCGTTGAGAATGGAAAGATACAATGAAACTCGTATTGAGAGATACAATAACTTGGCAtcatacttaaatagttatcctgattttaaaactttatcacctttaaaattatgttttcaaatataaccaatgaaataatatttttatcacagcTGATACACCCCGCAATATATTGTCCATTACTCCCCTcgcatcaacattttaaatacttataactaataaacaacTTGTTACttatacgaatttttttttctaactgaaAATATCATGATGTAAAAGAAATGGTTTCAAAAATGTTAGttatttctgaaataattaGTGTCTTAAGTTAAATGGATcactgtatatttatattatattatatttatatttatacattatgctACAAACCTATCCACATAATTTTTTGGAAGGTCAGTATTTACAACTATTTACAAGTATTTGacagtatattaggtatactaatagatatataacataattatgctATAGTTAAAGAATTTCGGCGCATTATTACTTGTTTCTGATGTTTCCTCTCACTGACCCACACGCGTAACAAAATCTCGTTCAGTAGATTACATTTTATGtcgttatatttaatattagagtgattgACTTAGTATCGAACTTGAAGGAGAGAATCTTGACTCTTGAGCACCTCATAAGCACTTGATATTTCATTGATAGTTTTCTATTTAtcattgatataatgatattttaatttaaaagtaagttataaatattaactacgtaaaatattgcaattttaaaatacccataactcgttttaaaattaaaatatcaataaaacccTAAGAGATGtcctaaataatattcttaccgtTAATTTCATTCTAATATCAACGCAATTAACACCAAACTGGatctgataaattaaaatttgctatgttgcacCACCAAGAGAGTGAAAATAAATAGAGCTCTGAAGGTGAACCCATAATTTTgcagaaaataaattaacctaACGTAAGTAATCCATAAAGTAAatttaacagaaaaataaaattatagtaaccataattattatagaaaataaaataactggaaATCAAGGTTCCaggattattttcatattaaaaataaaatgaacatgaaatatttttattttaattccagAAAGTCGAAAGTCTGAAACCACAGAATTACAGATCGTAGTTTTACAGAAAGttataatgacataatgtagataataattttcCAGAAAATTAAAtcctagaaaatataatttctaaaattacctataatacctatgcataatatgcgctgtattttataattatttattttttcccagGTGAAGtcgagtatatataataaagataGTAGGTATTTGATAAATATCGAAAGATTCAActcaaatattgtttaaaaatatttccttatacaggtacctatgtatttaaaaacaattagggtttgacatttaaaacaattttaaaactacaaacaaaatgtaagaagaaaatatgcaaaaacatttttaaaaagtccaatgaaaatgtataaatgcaagtacctatattattgcataatatatattagacatttttttttattaaataactgtataaaagaaaaatctAATGTGTGAACAACTAATTGTAAATAGTTGCCGGTTGGCGATAATATAAGTTATTgaactgaaaaaatataattggtaggtatataaacatcaaatagtactaataaaaatatattttaaatatttgtagaaTTGATTACTAAAAAACGTAAGTTGTAGAGttaaaacatcatttttttaacattaaaatatgcactttttgcaaagaaattaagaaatatgcatttttttctaaaattgacGAAATATGCATTTTGAATGTCCTATTTTTAAACTCGtcattgtaaataatgtatttctAGCAGTTTACTTTCAGTTTGTACAACTTCCGATCACCACTTTTTAGTTATATCGTTATaagtatcaaaaaataaaatactgaaaaatacaaaaattgactGAGAAAATGAGCGTGACACTTAAAAGGATTACCCGGTGTGACCGGTGAAATTTACTCCCGGTGATTTTAACTGCAGGGCGAGTAATAATCGCTGggagtaattattatattatgtacctaccctACTTATTCAAATGTGAGCAATAAAAAACGAAATGGATTTCCGCTGCAGTAGATCATCGCCCTGTATATGGGGGAACATACACCTAGTTCTGTCAAGGGTTAGACTGTTACTATGGGAACTATCAACAAAACAAACCTGAGGTTTTCAgcgttaactatattatacaaagaaCCAGTACAAGCATGGAATCATGTCGGTGCGCGTAGTTTATAGTAAATCATTCGGAGTCAAGTACAAAGCATCTGTTTGTTCTAaggcatttattttatacgtcgTTATAACGTTACTAACTTTTACCTTGCCGCTGCTATTTTGCTACCGAAGCAGTggtaatatattgaataatatttttacttcaacCATTGCAACaggatattattttgtgtaattgtattactattttCAGGACTATGGATTAAGTACGAGAAATATAGAGAACAGCCTATGGTACAATTTAAGTTGCAGTATTTGTTATATGCTGAAACCTCTGATCCCACGTCTCCGCTGATTTGCGGAAATTTTCCTCGGACATTAAAAACTACGGGCTTTTGTTCCACTATCAAGGTATACCGCGTATACATATTGTGATAGTTTATTTAGCTTTTAACCATCACTATACATGACTGTAAATCACAAACAATATTTCATAAGGTTATAGAAGAAGATATTAACATTGATGGAAAAAAAGAATTTCTGGACTTAGAGTTATACTTGACCACGAATGAAACGTTGGATGTACATTCTATAACATTATTGCTGatatttgatttcaaaatacaagtaaatataaatgtagtattgacatgttgttttaaaattcatatttttggtGTGTAATAACGTTCCTAATCTGTTTTCAATAGGATTTGTGTTTACTTGAAATGGAATCCATGGCAGTTATTACTCACAGTTCTGGATTGCCTGGCGGTAGACTGGACGTATTTGGAGATTTAAACTTGATACAAAAAACGCCCTTAGTATGTACACCGAGGAAACCTATTCGTATGAATAgacctatattgttatttgaatcTCCCGACTGGCTGGTTAACATATACGAGGAATACTCAAAACGTACTCGTaagttgtttaaattatttataattatatatcgaTGGATTTAATGTATATggtatgtatatgtaatatgtattacatttttagtttctacTAAATTGGATAACGTTTTAGTAAAGTGGACAAGAGGTCGACCTTATCAACagccatttttaattaaaactaagaTAAACTACGGTTCTGTGGAGATTTTATACAAACCAAAGTTTTGGCAAGTAATGAAGTGGGCATggatacaatatttttcaatacttgtgttatcagtatttatatttaaaaaagttaagcggtttttatttacaaatcataTAGTTACTACGAAAATCGAACGTTCGATGTAGAGTAACTTTTAATCGTCATATAATagaatatctattattttagttatatttataaaataaatgaaaaatgattttctcgctgattataatatagtatactattacattttaacctatatattatttcttaatttataatctataactcaaagtttaaaaaaaagatgtATTAATGTAGACAGTTTAGTACTAATAAGTATAGTGTCTATATAAATTTATCCAGCGGTTcccaaaatttttttgttcatgCCACTCTGGAAATAAAAATTTGTCCCACTCCTCCcgtgaataatataaaactaaaaactaaaataaaacagttctaaacttatttatttcatattttattaaattactattatgacCCAATAATGatcgaaaattaaaattaaaatgaacgTGTAAATGTGCATTGTTgaatgcgtataatatagtataacttaaaagtaataAGTTGGTATAGTAATACAAAATGaaaagtaggtaaattatatattttgtataatattgagaTGTATATATTGTGTCTTAATATCGATAATGTTATGTGAGATGGCGTGTGTAAATTACGcaagtaatataggtaacattgtttttacattttatttacgtCTCCAATCAGGAATTCCGGTTATGACGTGGAAAAGCTCATTATTTACGGCTCGTGCTGTGTCATCTTTTATCTGCCaatgaaaaaaatgtcattctatgcgatgatatttttattttgcagaaTTAGCCAATAACCCCAAGTGTATCTAAAGGCAGTAAGTGATGGTTTTTTccggatatttattatttgatattgtgacCGGTTACCTGTAGATATTTAActacatatatgtataagaaaGACATTCAGCTAAAGATAAGCTAACTGTGTAGTATAGAAAACTAAAAACccatataaattactatacacTAATAAAGGCCAATATTTTTCTCGTTCTGCTCAAAATCGAATTTATAAAATCTAGAATATACTactatatgcattatgcatgTTACGGGAGGTGTGTTGAAAAAATTCAGTATGGCTGTGAGAAtaaaagtaacaatattatattttgtgtaattataGCTAGATAAGAAGTAATATTACCGTTAGCTGACAATGGATAATACAATAAGACGTCTTTATTAATACgatataacaattttttcattctcattcatataatatacaacatgtacaataatcatatttatttaatgtcaGTTTTGACATGTATCGAAATATAATGGGATgttgaatacctatttaaatgcaGGCGTTTATGAAACCATTTGATTTTACCACTAtatacactattttattttaataaaattttaaaaaaaaatcataaatttatgatgtttaggtacctacctatatgtataatataatattattttagaccgAAAGAAAAAACAtgtttcaaatacaattattttgacttacaaccgtacctatattatttattattttgtaatatacctacctaatataccCCCGTCGGCGGCCATTGTTAGGCTCTACGCCTTGGTGAGATTGCACTCTTTTCTCGTTCGGATGGAAGATAATTTTACCGGATGCAAATAACAGCGTATCGTATTCACCGCAAGGCCGCGGCAATCATCAATACAATCAACTTGTGGCGGACGTTGTCTGCAACTTATATGATCTCCAAGTGATCAAACACCTTCAGCCAGGTAGCCGGGTGTTGGTCATGTGTAAACAGTtaacatatacgtatatatatacattatgtataataatatatattatacctaataacgTTTTAGAACAaccatcaaaaaataatttcatcggAGGGAACATTTGTAAGAATCCTGCACGCACGTTCGAACCCGTTGGACCGCGACCGCATGTACCTGATACGAGAATTCGGCACCAGTGgatgtatatatagatacatattcaaaatttagagtggaaaaaattaaggaagtgaaaaaaaaaacaaattttggcaATCAAGTTCACAGGGAAAccaaagtaaattaattatggCATGCTAGGTATAGGTTCCGGGAATATAATGAACATTatctaataatttgtttgttctCCTATAGCCAGTAGGATtaataatggaaaataaaaaatgaacggAGAAAAGGTCattgtattgttataacaaTCAGATTTAATTGTCCAGGAGGATGTCTTTTATGGAACCCggtgtagtcattttttttaaaacgatcaCGTTTAATGtacaatgattaaaaaatattcttgacGCAATGTtaggtattgtttttatatccaAATAAATGTTCGacttaaaaacatttgaaaGAGTATATCGTgaggaaaaaaacaaaacttcaTCCCAACAATATTAGAGCTAACAATTCGCATGTGTCATGTAAGTTTTATacgtaactattattattgcttataatatgtagtatactaaatagtaaatagattatttttttttaagttctgtACTTATCAGAATGAAaccataatagttttaataaatatttttatacaaatagatACAGCCACATCAGAATTTATAgatctattaaataatacaatatttattggatACAGAATACTTTTATCTGCATTTTATAAcagaaacattattttaattaataattgaacaaaCCTCATAGTTCTAATATAGTTGTGCATTGCACGACTCGCAAGACCCACTTTTTAAATCAGCTTCGCTCTTCTTTTGTCCagtaattacaaaaattaaaaataatattatattaaatgttatttgtttgataaaaataaatattttattaactttttagtgATAAAATGTACCCCATTAAGGCATTGTGACCACTATCATTATTCAATCatcaatcataattatattataaacacacatATTCGTATGGATAtgatatgttatataaaaagttttaagtattcaaatgttattttactattaaatattaatattatacatataccagtaaaattatttttttatagatttatacaaCAGTTATAACTTACATCGGTAATATGCCTATATTTTTAGAAAGTCTCTCCCTTTTTGACAGGGCAATATTATGTTCGCACTATGTATGacataaaaagaataaaaatgttgtatatttcaTATAGAATTAATACTGTTTTCCCGTGGTTTGAATTAtgattgaatttttatatacattttttgtattgttaataACTGGATTAAAATTctagtattacaatattttttaagaacagaGTGTTTAATGTCTTAAAAATtgtctgttattatttttacattgttatGGCCAGatttagttaataattgttCTATAATCTCATAaaggtatgatttttttttataacatacctacttagtttttaaaataattcgttTGTACGTGCCGGTGCACGTTTACTGTGCTTAAAAGATTTTAATATgccttatattataaattacgttaGATTGAAAATGTGTTTTTCATAACACAAATGTCatatttttggtaaaatatgaaaaagtaCGGAACGTatgtaaaaaagaaacaatCGAAGTCATAGCAGTGACAGTTTAAATCGTTTTCTttgatttcgtttttttttttatttatacctggttattgttatttatcatcaaaattgtaatttacgtatacagtttttttttttgtagacgcACGATTGAATTCTAATATTCGTGAGAGGAAAAAAATGTTAGTGCCTATAACGTTAGTTGAAACGGGTGATAggtcaaatatatatatatacgcctaTCTCATACCTAGGcactactttttataatatcagcTATCTTCGTATCAACGTGTACATGCGTTCGTGACAATCTGTGACCAGTCATTGCGATCGTTCAACcatatttaaattctaatcaGTTACATATTTCTGTCCaaacatttcaataaatataaaatacatgtatgaatgcatataatatgtatctatgaCCAATGACCATTGACCATGGCATTGGTACCTACCATGCATGTATGAAATACTtacgatataggtattattgtatgttaatatttaattattgtttgtttaccCACAAAAAGCTACTTTAGTTAATTGTACCTATGCTTGTTCGAAACggatgataacatttttaaatattggtctAGTTTCAAAGCATaatcaagtaggtaggtatataaagtattcctaagaaattaaaatataattatataaacatatacctatttatcctaaaatattatatagagtgcATTTATGCACTGcagtaaacataattatatgatgATTTTAAAcgatctaaaataattatttttcattatcttctgcatatacctacataacgcATTGTTCACATCCCACGGTTAAGTATTCATACTTCCTCTGATGTGACCCAAATTCATGTTGCACGGGGTCATAGTGGTCCCATCACGAACTCTTTGTAGACAAAATACTTGCACGCAAGCtgaaaatatagtaatttattttccacTTAACCTAGACAGATTGAATGTGACAACAGACAACTTGTTGACTTATtgaggtaatattattaaaatctaggttatattataatcacatagATAATGATTGTCTTACGATATGTTACGAATTGTTACGCTGTACCGCCTGTACCTTATAGGTACGTGAttttacaaataacaaaatatttagtaattaatcGTCTTGTTGCAAATGTAGATCTATTACCAGTGCTAAACGGTTGATTGAACTTACTCGGTCacggttataatattagttcattaccattacaataattataggcaagtgtaagtcaaaataattaataatatactttttccttaaaataatataagtgtttttttttacaaattatttcacAGCTTAtgtccataaaatattttaggaatcATGTTTAGATACCTATTAAAAAGAATGGAAGTTAAGCTTTTTTAATTCTTGGGGACTGCATTGTTTCAAGTCTTTTATTGTCACACACGATACACTATGTGGGcactaatacattttatacatttttactacctactggctacctttatatatatatatactaggtaTACAATATGAACTTTATCTTATGCCTGTCGGAAAACATTATAAGTTAATGACACAATGTTGTACGTTAATCTTTAATTGTACACAGGCATACAGCATTCATAAGTTAATAACCATTAACCGCGTCATATAATTGAAAACGTTTCATATCGACATAATATTTCGATAACATTTTGCAgtgtatattttcattttttaaaaacttcaaaaatataGAGGTACCTATGATAAGGTTTATAATGATGGACTGAATTCGATTTTCCGTTACTTCTACAATGTGAATTCGTCGTCTCGTtgtcttatttattaaatgattacAACCTACGATGATTGTATACggattaatttatgttttgctataatgtgtaataaagtTTTTACCGTTttgcgtaggtacctacctaagtttTAAAAGTCGATCTAAACGACTCAATGCGATAGCTCCacgttattatttacaaaccattattatatattattgtaatagataTGCGTGTACGGTGTAATGAAGTTTACTCGGCCCGCGTGCTTTGGTCCTACGACATATAACTTATCGTGCTAATGAACACTGCTGCAGCAGCTATAACGGTTGTCTAGTTGGTAGGTATACACTacgctattttttttatttttttttatagcacaTTATACTGTGGCAGTTCgtgttacatatattatattttattccatcccactattattgtatagttaccCCGGTGCGCCTCTTGCAACGGGTTCGAGTGTTTAAAAtggtaatgatatattatagaaaagcAAAATCAAGACACGACTCTCAATCTAAGTTTTTTTACTGGATATGCTTTTGCTGAGTTCGGATCTGCAGTGTATAGCAAGGCACTGCAACACGCGCATACACGCGATACGCGTCGatttcaatgtatattataatataggtgacAATGATCTTGCAGATATAGACATTATAGGCATTCGTATTTCGTTGggacattgtaatattatatatttctgcttataatataatatagtaactctATAATTGTACGTCCGGGACTGAGTTTAATGACGAAAACGCCGCTATATGAATTATACCTACGCGCGTGACGTACcgcgatgaatatattatggCTATAACAATGATTACACGTCGATGTCCATCGTAAAATTGatgttagattatttttatgaaaattatatcgtatagaaatatatataggtatacgagtttataataggtatataatataggtaaattcaTTTCATGAAAACCCTCGGAAGGgtttttttacaaaactgtataggtattattttattgtagctTGTACAGGTACACTTTATATGTGCCgtgtaaaatactta
Coding sequences within:
- the LOC132950628 gene encoding transmembrane protein 231-like — encoded protein: MSVRVVYSKSFGVKYKASVCSKAFILYVVITLLTFTLPLLFCYRSSGLWIKYEKYREQPMVQFKLQYLLYAETSDPTSPLICGNFPRTLKTTGFCSTIKVIEEDINIDGKKEFLDLELYLTTNETLDVHSITLLLIFDFKIQDLCLLEMESMAVITHSSGLPGGRLDVFGDLNLIQKTPLVCTPRKPIRMNRPILLFESPDWLVNIYEEYSKRTLSTKLDNVLVKWTRGRPYQQPFLIKTKINYGSVEILYKPKFWQVMKWAWIQYFSILVLSVFIFKKVKRFLFTNHIVTTKIERSM
- the LOC132951033 gene encoding dynein regulatory complex subunit 7-like gives rise to the protein MDSDSLDWIWGDFNNSPNLAELIEEVEDDNNVLFDSNDDDKSDSSSESSFNNDCSLLIGDKRTALELNEIVNDINNQYDKTLSELDSTTDGELEDDNHKHVDLLYSDALEAVKTNLSDVELEWSNTLYEYTMNEKNVPESYTKTTSIEKLIILNANNFVEQFKIKYPNRRQLVLVLLNECGVQKCVCTTIKPSRLVYPNLRDLISYSEFVAKHITYIKLEDPVAVPNKIMSPTTTIEMQTANCFEIAILLVSFLIGCECNAFVVYGYATEIMCNNDLKKVKIDLEEYDPKKSDSENISEDLDDANSLEPKNDLCSEYVKFLIEEKQNKTVVKDEVKEIDFNDSSDSLFGKRVHAWVLIIPLQIEDENINEIPYFIEPSTGERKEISDENYTGVEAVWNHRNYWVNLQSPDGGCTQYNFTLTNTKCWENFLPDKPQSLRGETLDLKHNENTTSKHLVMPNSWVNVLEVPRNKYHMLYPSGKKVVTYMNAIKEFYADYIMPDGLIEKTTFFSDFEYVNKTFVTEIYKHRIDKLISVETKYTYKENETVEYFRSGRDDFLKTHTFNGDCNNIKIKRFVTFYNLRLDSMAELNIDDNSFITIFNDRSDLLFCRKCIFQQIEKNDCQNLNVKRKPTSIVEKYLRDESKHKDRDIATISFNLEFNSIYVQYQYGEGQITQSSRLFQKPTMTRNEEFDTKSVIEDIVYPYEGHLNTHEAYIMLKDMIEAEKEALRNVSKLEDDIIKMIEIRCRERIVFKLEIDSLDWDRNHGIRKLLQNEKDKKLALSKRDKAKQIDNSLPYHVIIKRLFEQDKNALNVREKIIQNFKQYTKKQFIRTKKLFITKQFKLQSMVKALETDRFKEVELKNKTLLLCSLLKNELNVLALRMERYNETRIERYNNLASYLNSYPDFKTLSPLKLCFQI